The DNA window ATTGCACAGAACCCGAATATCATAGCATTTTTACCCGAAAAATATGCTCCAACAAATATGCCCGGAGTGAAGGTGATTACAACAGGAAACATTAATGTTGAGGATTTTTTTGGAGGAAAGCAATGGATGCCCACAGCAACACCTGCTCCTTTATTCGGGGTATTACCTTTGATACTAGGAACTCTACTTGTGAGTATAGTTGCTATTCTGATTGCACTTCCTTTGGGGCTCGGAGTCGCTATCTATATATCAGAGCTGGCTAATGAACGAACACGCAAGCTTATGAAGCCAACTATTGAGTTATTGGCGGGAATTCCGTCTGTAGTGTATGGTTTCTTCGGCTTAGTGGTTTTGGTTCCGATTGTGCAAAAGGCTTTTCACTTACCTGTCGGCGAAACTGCATTTACAGGTAGCCTTATCCTTGCTATTATGGCATTACCTACCATTATAACTGTTGCCGAAGATGCAATGCGTAATACGCCTCGTGCTATGCGCGAAGCAAGTCTGGCATTGGGTGCTACCCATTGGCAAACTGTTTACAAAGTAGTTATTCCTTATTCGATATCGGGTATATCAGCCGCAGTTGTATTAGGTATAGGCAGGGCTATAGGTGAAACTATGGCAGTGTTGATGGTTACGGGGAACGCAGCTATAATACCACACTCTGTGTTCCAATCGGTGCGGACAATTCCTGCAACTATAGCAGCTGAATTAGGTGAAGCTCCGGCAGGAGGAGCTCATTATCAGGCTTTGTTTTTGCTCGGGTGTATTCTGTTTGTGATAACTATGATTATCAGTATTACAGCTGAGGCAATTTCTAAAAAGCAATATAATAAAGGATTATAGTTATGGATAAGAAATTAAGTCAGCGCATTGCATTTATTATATTTCGTATACTGGGTATAGCTGTAGTAGGTATCCTTTTCTGGATATTAGGATTTATTATCTACAACGGTATAAGTGTTATCAATTGGGAGTTTTTAACTTCAGCTCCAACAGAAGGTATGACCTCGGGTGGAATATTTCCGGCTATCGTAGGAACCATGTATCTGATTATAGGCAGTATGATATTTGCTTTTCCATTGGGAGTAATGTCTGCTATTTATACAAATGAATATGCCGGTAACAGCTGGATTGTAAAATTCATACGTGTAATGACCAATAATCTGGGGAGTATTCCTTCCATTGTTTTTGGACTTTTTGGTATGGCTTTATTTGTGAATACGCTCGGTTTTGGAGATTCTATTATTGCCGGTTCATTAACACTTGGCTTGCTTGTTCTTCCTCTTATTATTCGTACTACCGAAGAAGCACTCAAAGCTGTACCGGATTCGTACCGTACAGGAAGTCTGGCACTGGGAGCAACTAAATTACAAACCATTCGTAGGGTTGTTTTGCCTGCTGCTCTTCCCAATATAACTACAGGTTTAATTCTGTCTATAGGGCGTGTATCAGGAGAAACTGCTCCGATTCTATTTACGGTTGCAGCCTATTTCTTGCCTAAGTTGCCCGAAAGTATGTATGATCAGGTCATGGCATTGCCATATCATCTATATGTAATTGCCACTAGTGGTACCGATATAGAAGCCTCTCGTCCTATTGCTTACGGAACGGCATTGGTATTGATTGTCATTGTATTGTTTATGAATATTTTAGCTACTGTTTTAAGACGTTACTTCGGCAAAAAAGTAAAGACTAATTAATTAGAATAAGAAAATGATTGAAGCAAAAAATATAGATTTTTATTACGGAGACTTTCATGCATTGAAGGGTATAAATATGAAAATGGAGGCCAATACTATTACGGCTTTCATCGGACCTTCAGGATGCGGAAAGTCTACATTCCTACGCCTTTTTAATAGGATGAATGACCTTATCGACGGAACAAGACTTACCGGAGAGTGTTTAATTGAAAATGAAAATATATACGATAAGACAGTTCAGGTAGATGAATTGAGGAAAAGAGTGGGGATGGTTTTTCAGAAACCTAATCCTTTTCCCAAATCGATATTTGAAAACGTAGCCTATGGCTTGCGCGTGAATGACATGGCTGGTAAAAAAGATTTGGAGCAGCGAGTTGAAGAGTCTCTCAAGGCAGCAGCCTTATGGGATGAGGTGAAAGATAAACTAAAGAAATCGGCATTCGAATTATCGGGAGGACAACAGCAACGTCTTTGTATTGCGAGGGCATTAGCCGTTTCTCCCTCTATCTTGTTGATGGATGAGCCGGCATCGGCTCTCGACCCGATCTCTACTTCAAAAATAGAGGAATTGATCCACAATCTTAAGAAAGACTATACAATTGTTATTGTTACTCACAATATGCAACAAGCGGCTCGGGTAAGTGATAAAACCGGATTCTTCATGTTAGGAGAATTGGTTGAATTCAGCGAGACAAAAAAGATGTTCTTGAACCCGCAAAAGCAAGAAACTCAAAATTATATAACCGGAAGATTCGGTTAAGAAGGAGGTTGAATTAAAATTAGTTTCTTAAAATTACTATTAAAAGAAGAAAGAGATGAATATGATGAAACATACAGAACGGGAAATGTTAGCTCTGAGAGAAGAGGTAAACCAGATGTGGAAGTTGGTTATATCTCAGTTAGAAAAAGCAAAACAATCTTTTCTTAATGGAGATGTAGAGCTTGCCCGTGAGATTGTAAGCCGTGAGAAGCGCGTGAATGCATTCGAGCTGAAAATAGATAGCGATTGTGAAAACTATATTGCTCTCTACAGTCCTGTGGCTGTAGACCTAAGGCTGATCTTATCACTCATAAAGATTAGTAGCACGTTGGAACGTATTGGTGATTTCTGTGATGGAATAGCCCGATATGTGATCGATGATGACTGCAATAAGCCGGGCTCACAATTGTTGGAAGAGTTGCAATTAGAAAGAGTATTCGATGTACTGATAGGAATGCTTTCGGATGTATTTGTAGCTCTCGAGTCGGAAAATACAAAAATAGCCGGTAAAATATTAGCCAAAGATGAAGAGGTAGACAATATCTATCGCAATGCCATAGATGTATTGACAGTCTATCTGGAAAATAACCCTACTTTTATATATTGCGGCTTGAAGCTTTTACTGCTTATTCGCAAGTTGGAGCGCATTGGAGATCATTGTAGCAATATCGTAGAAGAGATTGTCTTTTATGTTGATGCCAAAGTTCTTAAACACTCGGGTAAAATAGGAAAAATCGAAAAAAAAGATGAGTAATTTCTTGAATAGCTTATCTTTGTAAAGAGTAAATACAGAATGTATGGGAAATAAGATTCTGATCGTTGATGACGAGAAAGACATTTGCGAGATATTAGAATTCAATTTAAGCAACGAAGGCTTTGACGTTGAATTAGCTTATTCGGCAGAAGAAGCCCTTAAGAAATTGAACCCCGATTTTTCTCTTATCCTCCTTGATGTGATGATGGGCGGAATGTCCGGCTACAAAATGGCGGAAAAGCTGAGGAAAGAAGGCAATAATATTCCTATTGTTTTCTTAACGGCCAAAGATACCGAGAATGATATGCTTACTGGTTTCTCGGTGGGAGGAGATGATTATATTTCGAAGCCATTCTCTATAAAGGAAGTCATTGCTCGTATCAAGGCAGTGGTAAAAAGACTGGAAGTCAAAAAAAATACAAAAGAGTCAACTACTGAGTTAACCTTTGCCGGTATTGTGATCAATATGGACAAAAAAGAATTAACTGTGGATGGAGAAAAAGTAGCACTTACAAAAACCGAGTTTGAGATACTTGCCTTATTGGCAACAAATGTAGATAAGGTGTTTTCTCGTGAAGATATTATCCAGACTGTATGGCGTGAAACCCCTTATATTACAGAGCGGACTGTGGATGTGCATATTGCCCGCCTGAGAAAAAAAATGGGAGAATACTCCTCACTTATCGCCAATCGTTCGGGTTATGGTTATAGATTTAATATAGGAGAATAATGAAGCTGACTTATAAGCAACGATTGTTTTTATACTTTGCTATTATTTTCACTCTATTTACTGCCGGAATCTTTGTGTTCGAGCAGTCGAGGGAGCGGAGGTTGAGAACTGAAGCATTGGAAGAAAAATTGGATGCTTATGCCGAAATCATTAACTCTAGTCATGGCTTCCTGTCTCTGGATAGCCTCGAACAGCTTCTTCCCTCAAATATACGCCTTACCTTAATCGATAATGACGGGAATGTATTGTACGACAACTCTGTAAAAGATGTGCATACTCTCGAAAATCATACAATGCGCCCCGAAGTACAAGCTGCAATAGCAAAAGGACGAGGAAGTAATATAAGAATGTCTGCTTCTCTCAACAAGGAATATCTATATTATGCAAAGAAAATAGGCAACGGTTATGTTCGGGTAGCCCTTCCGTATGATATCCAAACACGTCGTTTTTTGGAGCCTGATAATTTATTTTTGTATTTCATCCTTGCATTTTTCTTTATTATACTCATTCTGCTCAATGCCATAACAAACCGTTTTGGAAAATCCATCAGGCAGCTTCGAGATTTTGTAATGACTTCAGATAGTGATAAGCTTCCGAAGCTTGATTTTCCGAATGATGAATTGGGGCAAATAAGTACCAAACTTGTAGAAAATTACAAACAGCTAAGAAGAAGCCAAAAGCGAATAGCTCTCGAACGAGAGAAGTTATTGCAACACGTTCATTCATCCGAAGAGGGAATTTGTTTCTTTTCGGCAGATAGAAATGTTGAATTTTATAATGGGCTATTTATTCAATATCTCAACACAATTTCGAGTGAACCGAACAGCAACCCCAAAGAAATATTCTCAGACAGTGCTTTTGATGAACTCAATGATTTTCTGTCGCGTGAAGATAAGGAAGAAAATTATTTTGAGATACATATCAGAAAGCATGGAAGACTATTTATTCTGCGGTTGAATATATTCGAAGACCGTAGTTTTGAGATCGTACTGAATGACATGACAGAGGAAGAAAAAACCCGACTACTGAAACAGGAAATGACAAGCAATATAGCACACGAATTGCGCACACCTGTAACAAGCATACGGGGATATCTTGAAACAGTCCTTGTACAATCGGCTTTAGACGAAAATAAGAAGCAGCACTTTATAAGCAAGGCTTACAATCAGACGATCATCCTCTCTGAATTGATCGGAGATATGAGCCTTATAACTAAAATAGAAGAGGCACCCACTTCTTTCCGAAAAGAAGAAGTGAACATTTATCAGTTGCTTAATGAATTGAATGACGATCTTGCGACAGCTTTGCAGAGCAAAAATATAGTAATGACAACCAATAATATTCCTGAAAGTTTGGCGATAAATGGGAATAGGAGTTTGTTATATTCCATCTTTCGTAATTTGGTGGATAATACCATTCGCTATGCAGGAGAAGATGTAACGATATGTGTAAGTGTATACAACGAAGACAAAGACTATTATTACTTCTCATTCTACGATACAGGGGTAGGAATCTCTGATGAAAAACACCTGAAACGCTTATTCGAACGCTTCTATAGAGTCAACGAAGGCCGTACACGTGATACAGGGGGCTCCGGCTTAGGGCTCTCTATCGTTAAGAATGCCATCGCGTTTCACAATGGTTCTATTATTGCTAAAAATAGAAAAGAAGGGGGCTTGGAATTCTTATTCAAGCTAAAGAAGTAGAATCCTGATTTTATATTAAACCATCACTTACAATCTCTTTGTCATCCTGAGGGAAACGAAGCATCTTTATAGCCAGACTCAAAATAGATTCTTCACTTCACTCAGAACAACAAAAGATATTTTAGTTTTATCCATTTACTTTTTTATAATCGGCGAGGAATGTGGCTAATCCGCTATCTGTAAGAGGATGTTTCAGTAATCCTTTGATTGCAGACAACGGGCAAGTAGCAACATCAGCCCCGACTTCGATACACTGTATAATATGTTGAGTACTGCGGATAGATGCAGCCAACACCTGAGTAGACATATCATAAGTAGTGTACATATCTACAATCTTGCTTACCAACTCGATGCCATCACTTGAAATATCATCAAGGCGCCCAACAAATGGAGATACATAGGTAGCCCCAGCTTTTGCTGCTAATAAAGCCTGACCAACTGAAAATACCAATGTGCAGTTAGTGCGGATTCCTTTCTTCGTGAAATATTTAATCGCCTTGATTCCATCCTCTATACAAGGGACTTTCACGACAATGTTTTTGTGTAAAGCCGCAAGCTCTTCACCCTCACGTATCATCCCTTCATAATCCGTTGAAATCACTTCTGCGCTGACATCTCCATCTACAATTTTGCAGATTTCCAAATAATGATTCCGTTGATTTTCTACTCCTTTTATTCCTTCCTTTGCCATAAGGGACGGATTGGTAGTTACTCCGTCTAATACTCCTAAATTGTTAGCTTCGCGGATTTGATCCAAATTCGCTGTGTCGATAAAGAATTTCATGATATGTTATTATATTTATGAATACTATCCTCTAATATCCGAATATATTTTAATTAAAACAAATCAGATAGTCTGTTTGTTTCCACTCTCCATATGCTTTATACCATCTTAATATATAGACAGATATAATTCTTTTGCACGCTGTTCTGAAGATTGTTTAGCAGATCGTTGCCATATGAGATAATACCTATTACTTTTGCAATCTCATTCAGGTTTATCTCAACAAAACGCTATGGCTATATCTAAACACTACTGGTATCATACTATTGCTATTCTCACAGTAATTGTTTGGGGTACTACCTTTGTTTCCACAAAGGTTCTTATAGGGTATGGATTATCTCCTTCCGAAATTCTGATTTATCGCTTCCTGTTGGCATATATAGGTATTTGGTTTGTCTGCCCGAAAAGGCTTTTTGCTAAATCTGTTAAAGATGAGCTTTTGTTTGTTGCCGCCGGACTATGCGGTGGTTCCCTCTATTTTGTATTCGAAAATACGGCATTGCAAATAACGCTGGCATCCAATGTATCTCTTATTATATGTACCTCTCCTATATTTACTGCCTTCCTTTCTTACTTGATGTACAGAAAGGAAAAATTGAAAGCATCCCTTATATTTGGTTCTCTCACAGCTCTGCTTGGGGTTGGCTTGGTTGTTTTCAATGGTAGCTTTATATTGCAGATCAATCCTCTAGGTGATATTCTGACAATACTGTCTGCCCTGTCGTGGGCTTTTTATGGGATTGTATTGCGCAAGGTCAACGGGCGTTATTCAACACTTTTTATTACCCGTAAGGTATTTATTTATGGTATAATTACCATGCTTCCTTTTCTTGCTTTTAGCCCTTCATCCCTTCATCCTGAACTGCTTGTGCAGCCTGTTATTATTGCTAACCTGTTGTTCTTAGGGCTGATTGCTTCATTGCTTTGTTTTATAGCATGGAACACAGCTGTAAAAGAACTTGGTATTGTACAGACATCCAACTATATCTACTTCGTACCGCTGGTAACATTGCTTACTTCTGCCATTGTAATAGATGAACATATTACATTGGTTGCTCTTCTAGGGTCTGTGTTTATTCTATTTGGTGTATATGTTGCCGAGAAAGGATTCAGATTTGGTTTGAAGAAAAAGGTCGTATAAGGAAGTATATTTTCAGCCTTTGAGTATTCTCTTCAAGTAGGATATATCTAACAGATTCACTGTCTCAAAAGTTCCTTTATAAAACACTCCCCAGTTGTTGAAAACACAAGGCAGCTCTTTTGCCTTTTGCAGCGTATCCACTTGAATTAATGACACCGGGACGTTGTTCGTTTCGCAATACTCTTTTGTCATCTCAATACTCTGATAGACATAAGGACATTGCATATCATAATATATTGTAAGCTCTTTGTTTTCTATTTTCAGGCTCTTGGCGTTTTGTGCAAACTGAGGTGTTGTTCCGTCAAGAGAAAGTGCCAGTAATTCATATCCATTGTCGGTCGTATCAACAACCTCGAACCCAAACCTTTTTGCAAATGATTGGTCAGAGAGCCACGATTTTTGTTTTTGTGCTCCGAGCATGCAGATGCCCGATTTGCCCTTTTTCTTTGCATCAGCCAAGCAATACTCTATCAACGATCTTCCATACCCTTTTCCTTTGTAATTGCCTAAAACCCACAAGCAATATACATAGTAATAGTTGTCGCCGATTATGGGAACCCAAGCCGTTTCCAAAGGGGCATATTCAATAAAAACTGTAGCTTTTGCATTTAGTTTTCTAAAGACATGGCCCTCAGTCAGTCTGTCTGAGAGCCATTGTCTTTTTGCTTCAATACCTTGATGAGTCTTTTTACTACGGATAATGCAGCATAAGTGCTCATCGGTAAGGTTTTCTGTTGTTAAGTTTACAAAATCATCAATCATCTGCTTTTGTTTCAAACTAACATATATCTCGTCTTATTTCAGTCCGTCTTTTTTAGCCTTCATTGATGAATAGCCCAGATAGAATATGATTACCGCATACATGAACAATGCGAGCCATTGTGAACCGGCAGAGTCTAGCCACTCTTTGTCAACAAGATCAACTCCTCCGAAACGTAAGGTTGCGCTAACAACTCCCATCAAAGCACCTCCGGCAATGAATCCTGATGCCAATAATGTTCCTTTGTCCAATCGTGCCGAATTTAATGCTTTATCTTTGCTACGACTGCCTACATACCAGTTTACTGCACCACCAACCAATAGCGGCACATTCAGTTGAAGCGGGATAAACATTCCTAAAGCAAAGGCAAGAGCCGGCACTCTAAAGAATGTAAGCAATAGAGCGATCAATGCACCAATGCCATATAGTATCCATGGCGCACCTGTACCCGACATCAACGGGTCTATAACGGCAGCCATTGCATTAGCCTGTGGAGCTACAAGAGCACCCTCTCCGGTAAAGCCGTACGTATCGTTCAATATGATCATTACTCCTCCTACTGTTGCAGCAGAAACGAGTGTTCCTAGAAACTTCCACGATTGTTGTTTAGCCGGAGTCGTTCCCAGCCAATAACCGATCTTTAGGTCGGTTATAAATCCTCCCGCCATAGACAGGGCCGTACATACCACCCCTCCCATAATCAGGGCTGCTACCATACCCGAAGTCCCTTTCAGTCCTACTGCCACCATGATAACTGAGGCAAGGATAAGGGTCATCAGTGTCATCCCCGAAACAGGGTTTGTTCCTACTATGGCAATCGCATTGGCAGCTACGGTGGTGAATAAGAACGCAATTATAGCTACCACCAGAATAGCTATGACAGCGTAGAACAGATTGTGCATTACACCCAGATAGAAGAAAATGAATGTTGCAAGCAAAGCGACTATTACTCCGATAGAAATTATTTTCATGGGGAGATCAAGCTGAGTGCGCTTATCTATTTTCGATGCATCTTTATTACCTCCTTTAAACTCTTTAGAAGCAAGTCCTACAGCACTTTTGATAATAGGCCATGACCGAATGATACCGATTATACCTGCCATTGCAATACCTCCGATACCAATATGGCGTGCCATAGATGAGAATATCACTTCAGGGCTGGCAGATGCTATTCCGTCAATAAGCCCTCCTCCCGGCAAATAAGGTGCAGGATTTAACATTTGCAGTGTCGTATCTCCTAATAATGGCAGAAGAGGAACAAGAACAAACCAAACCAATGCAGAGCCGGCACAGATGATAGCGGCGTATCTTAGTCCTACGATATATCCCAAGCCGAGAACTGCTGCTCCAACATTAACGCTGAATAGCATCTTCACTTTATTGGCTAAGGTCTCACCATAAGGTATCACACGTGATGTGAAGGTTTCGCCCCATGTACCGAATGTGGCTATAACAAAGTCATAAAGTCCTCCGATCAGCCCGGCTATAATAAGGGGCTTGGCCTGATCTCCTCCTTTTTCGCCCGATACCAGTACTTGTGTAGTGGCGGTAGCCTCGGGGAAAGGATATTTTCCGTGCATATCGGAAACAAAGTATTTACGGAAAGGAATAAGGAACAAGATTCCTAAAATACCTCCCAGCAACGAACTAAGAAACACCTGAAAGAAATCGACCGAAATATCCGGATATTTAGCTTGCAGGATGTAAAGTGCGGGCAGGGTGAATATAGCTCCGGCTACAATAACCCCGCTACTTGCCCCAATGGATTGTATTATGACATTTTCTCCAAGTGCGTTTTTGCGCTTGGTAGCACTTGATAGCCCTACGGCAATAATAGCGATAGGAATAGCGGCTTCGAATACTTGTCCTACTTTCAGACCCAGATAGGCTGCTGCAGCACTAAACAAAACGGCCATCAGCAGTCCCCACATAACCGACCATGGCGTAACTTCTTTGTATTGCTTATTGGGAGACATTATGGGGTTGTACTCTTCTCCCTCTTTGAGCTCATGAAAAGCGTTTTCAGGTAATCCGCTTATCTTGTCTTCATTTTCTGTTTTCACGGGCTAACTATTTTTTTGTTACAAATTTCTTCTGAAAGTATTACAGATACAAATCTACATTATTTTTTACAGTTATGAAAAAGAACTTATTCCAACATCTTTTTTATTTCCAACATCATAAAGTTTAAAAAGTGACAAAATGCGATTTTTATAAGATAATTTCATATTCTTATTAAGGCTCACATTGTGAGTTTATTACTGGATGTTTTGAGAATAAAAGGTGACAAAAGTGACACTTTTTAGCCTGTTTTTATCTGTCACTTTTTTGTCCTGATCAGTAACTGATATAAGATAAATTATGGATTATAAAACACAGTCTGTTTTGTTTGCAAGAGGTTCTTCATGTCGTTTAGGATGACAGCGTAACAAGTGATTTCTTCTCAACTGCAGACTTAAAATCCCATACCAAGCTCAAACATTAGCCTGTTGGCATCGCTCGAACCAAAATAAGAGAATTTACCTGTGAACTTGCGGAGTAATGTTAACCAGAATCCTCCTCCATAAGAAGAATGCCACTTTTGTGAAACATCGTCAGGATACCATACACGTCCATGATCTACTCCAACAAACACTCCATAGTTAAGCGGAGTGAGGGGATTGTTGAGCCGTCCCATATCAAGCCGTATATCGGAGTACTGATAGAATGAATGACGACCGATGAAGCGGTTACTCCGAT is part of the Dysgonomonas mossii genome and encodes:
- a CDS encoding DMT family transporter produces the protein MAISKHYWYHTIAILTVIVWGTTFVSTKVLIGYGLSPSEILIYRFLLAYIGIWFVCPKRLFAKSVKDELLFVAAGLCGGSLYFVFENTALQITLASNVSLIICTSPIFTAFLSYLMYRKEKLKASLIFGSLTALLGVGLVVFNGSFILQINPLGDILTILSALSWAFYGIVLRKVNGRYSTLFITRKVFIYGIITMLPFLAFSPSSLHPELLVQPVIIANLLFLGLIASLLCFIAWNTAVKELGIVQTSNYIYFVPLVTLLTSAIVIDEHITLVALLGSVFILFGVYVAEKGFRFGLKKKVV
- the pstA gene encoding phosphate ABC transporter permease PstA; protein product: MDKKLSQRIAFIIFRILGIAVVGILFWILGFIIYNGISVINWEFLTSAPTEGMTSGGIFPAIVGTMYLIIGSMIFAFPLGVMSAIYTNEYAGNSWIVKFIRVMTNNLGSIPSIVFGLFGMALFVNTLGFGDSIIAGSLTLGLLVLPLIIRTTEEALKAVPDSYRTGSLALGATKLQTIRRVVLPAALPNITTGLILSIGRVSGETAPILFTVAAYFLPKLPESMYDQVMALPYHLYVIATSGTDIEASRPIAYGTALVLIVIVLFMNILATVLRRYFGKKVKTN
- the phoU gene encoding phosphate signaling complex protein PhoU; translation: MMKHTEREMLALREEVNQMWKLVISQLEKAKQSFLNGDVELAREIVSREKRVNAFELKIDSDCENYIALYSPVAVDLRLILSLIKISSTLERIGDFCDGIARYVIDDDCNKPGSQLLEELQLERVFDVLIGMLSDVFVALESENTKIAGKILAKDEEVDNIYRNAIDVLTVYLENNPTFIYCGLKLLLLIRKLERIGDHCSNIVEEIVFYVDAKVLKHSGKIGKIEKKDE
- a CDS encoding sensor histidine kinase, whose product is MKLTYKQRLFLYFAIIFTLFTAGIFVFEQSRERRLRTEALEEKLDAYAEIINSSHGFLSLDSLEQLLPSNIRLTLIDNDGNVLYDNSVKDVHTLENHTMRPEVQAAIAKGRGSNIRMSASLNKEYLYYAKKIGNGYVRVALPYDIQTRRFLEPDNLFLYFILAFFFIILILLNAITNRFGKSIRQLRDFVMTSDSDKLPKLDFPNDELGQISTKLVENYKQLRRSQKRIALEREKLLQHVHSSEEGICFFSADRNVEFYNGLFIQYLNTISSEPNSNPKEIFSDSAFDELNDFLSREDKEENYFEIHIRKHGRLFILRLNIFEDRSFEIVLNDMTEEEKTRLLKQEMTSNIAHELRTPVTSIRGYLETVLVQSALDENKKQHFISKAYNQTIILSELIGDMSLITKIEEAPTSFRKEEVNIYQLLNELNDDLATALQSKNIVMTTNNIPESLAINGNRSLLYSIFRNLVDNTIRYAGEDVTICVSVYNEDKDYYYFSFYDTGVGISDEKHLKRLFERFYRVNEGRTRDTGGSGLGLSIVKNAIAFHNGSIIAKNRKEGGLEFLFKLKK
- the fsa gene encoding fructose-6-phosphate aldolase, whose protein sequence is MKFFIDTANLDQIREANNLGVLDGVTTNPSLMAKEGIKGVENQRNHYLEICKIVDGDVSAEVISTDYEGMIREGEELAALHKNIVVKVPCIEDGIKAIKYFTKKGIRTNCTLVFSVGQALLAAKAGATYVSPFVGRLDDISSDGIELVSKIVDMYTTYDMSTQVLAASIRSTQHIIQCIEVGADVATCPLSAIKGLLKHPLTDSGLATFLADYKKVNG
- the pstB gene encoding phosphate ABC transporter ATP-binding protein PstB — its product is MIEAKNIDFYYGDFHALKGINMKMEANTITAFIGPSGCGKSTFLRLFNRMNDLIDGTRLTGECLIENENIYDKTVQVDELRKRVGMVFQKPNPFPKSIFENVAYGLRVNDMAGKKDLEQRVEESLKAAALWDEVKDKLKKSAFELSGGQQQRLCIARALAVSPSILLMDEPASALDPISTSKIEELIHNLKKDYTIVIVTHNMQQAARVSDKTGFFMLGELVEFSETKKMFLNPQKQETQNYITGRFG
- a CDS encoding OPT family oligopeptide transporter is translated as MKTENEDKISGLPENAFHELKEGEEYNPIMSPNKQYKEVTPWSVMWGLLMAVLFSAAAAYLGLKVGQVFEAAIPIAIIAVGLSSATKRKNALGENVIIQSIGASSGVIVAGAIFTLPALYILQAKYPDISVDFFQVFLSSLLGGILGILFLIPFRKYFVSDMHGKYPFPEATATTQVLVSGEKGGDQAKPLIIAGLIGGLYDFVIATFGTWGETFTSRVIPYGETLANKVKMLFSVNVGAAVLGLGYIVGLRYAAIICAGSALVWFVLVPLLPLLGDTTLQMLNPAPYLPGGGLIDGIASASPEVIFSSMARHIGIGGIAMAGIIGIIRSWPIIKSAVGLASKEFKGGNKDASKIDKRTQLDLPMKIISIGVIVALLATFIFFYLGVMHNLFYAVIAILVVAIIAFLFTTVAANAIAIVGTNPVSGMTLMTLILASVIMVAVGLKGTSGMVAALIMGGVVCTALSMAGGFITDLKIGYWLGTTPAKQQSWKFLGTLVSAATVGGVMIILNDTYGFTGEGALVAPQANAMAAVIDPLMSGTGAPWILYGIGALIALLLTFFRVPALAFALGMFIPLQLNVPLLVGGAVNWYVGSRSKDKALNSARLDKGTLLASGFIAGGALMGVVSATLRFGGVDLVDKEWLDSAGSQWLALFMYAVIIFYLGYSSMKAKKDGLK
- the pstC gene encoding phosphate ABC transporter permease subunit PstC, with the protein product MKQLKRILERIVESILTVSGAVTSIAILLIVIFLFKEGFGLFNSPSVEHGYTLVVNSKNAVNKLNVLEIKEIFDSEITNWAELGGADEEIKIFRIDDIFNMYSEEEFGEDYALLPQKLGEVIAQNPNIIAFLPEKYAPTNMPGVKVITTGNINVEDFFGGKQWMPTATPAPLFGVLPLILGTLLVSIVAILIALPLGLGVAIYISELANERTRKLMKPTIELLAGIPSVVYGFFGLVVLVPIVQKAFHLPVGETAFTGSLILAIMALPTIITVAEDAMRNTPRAMREASLALGATHWQTVYKVVIPYSISGISAAVVLGIGRAIGETMAVLMVTGNAAIIPHSVFQSVRTIPATIAAELGEAPAGGAHYQALFLLGCILFVITMIISITAEAISKKQYNKGL
- a CDS encoding response regulator transcription factor, which produces MGNKILIVDDEKDICEILEFNLSNEGFDVELAYSAEEALKKLNPDFSLILLDVMMGGMSGYKMAEKLRKEGNNIPIVFLTAKDTENDMLTGFSVGGDDYISKPFSIKEVIARIKAVVKRLEVKKNTKESTTELTFAGIVINMDKKELTVDGEKVALTKTEFEILALLATNVDKVFSREDIIQTVWRETPYITERTVDVHIARLRKKMGEYSSLIANRSGYGYRFNIGE
- a CDS encoding GNAT family N-acetyltransferase, producing MIDDFVNLTTENLTDEHLCCIIRSKKTHQGIEAKRQWLSDRLTEGHVFRKLNAKATVFIEYAPLETAWVPIIGDNYYYVYCLWVLGNYKGKGYGRSLIEYCLADAKKKGKSGICMLGAQKQKSWLSDQSFAKRFGFEVVDTTDNGYELLALSLDGTTPQFAQNAKSLKIENKELTIYYDMQCPYVYQSIEMTKEYCETNNVPVSLIQVDTLQKAKELPCVFNNWGVFYKGTFETVNLLDISYLKRILKG